The genomic interval GATCCACGTTTCCTCCACAGTCGACACCCGAGATTATGGCGGGCCGCACGAAGGCCCGCGGCGGACCCTCAACTGCGGGGGCGGGCAACCGATTCTTGGGGGTCCTCGACCTCGAGGCTTGTCGAACAGGAGACCCGTACCCGTGATCGTGTTGTGGGTTCTTGTGACCGTTGGTGCCGCTGTGGCCGCGTACGGGGCCGGGTCGGTCCGGCGGGGGAAACGCGACCGGCTGGAACTGGACGCGGTGCGCGCCGCCCTGACGGCGCAGGCCGAGCAGCGCGAACGGGACATCGAGGAGCTGCGTTCCGAGCGGGCGAGCCGGCTGGCCGGCGCTCAGCAGGAACAGAGCAGGAACAACCACCGGCTGCGGCGGCGCGCCCGGGAGGCCATCGACGAGTCGGGCGCGGTCATCACCGAGCGGCTGCAGGACGTGGTCGAGCAGGTCGGCGCCGCCCGTGAGGCGGCCACGGCCACGCACGGCCGGGTCGCCACGACCAGCCGGGCGGCCGCGGTGATGGTGAGCCGGGCCCGCTCGGCCGACGCGTCCGCGACCAAGCTGAACGCGAGCCTGCACCAGGTGGCCGGGATCGCCGGGGTGATCGGCGAGATCGCGTCGCAGACCCGGATGCTGGCCCTGAACGCCACCATCGAGGCGGCTCGGGCCGGCGCCGCCGGAAAGGGCTTCGCGGTGGTGGCCGACGAGGTCAAGTCCCTCGCGACCACGACGGCCGAGTCGACCGAGCAGATCGCGGCAACGGTCGCGGCGCTGGAGGCCGACGTGGCCGAGATGGGCGGCACGCTGACGGCGATCATCGGCGGCGTGGCCGAGATCGAGCAGGCCATGGGGCTGCTCGGGGGCATCGCCGACAACCAGCACCGGATCGTCGAACGGCTGAACAGCACGGTCGGCGCGACGATGGAGCAGATCCAGGACCTGTCCGAGGTCGCCGAGCGTCTGGAGCGCCGCCGCAACGAGCGCACGGCCGCCAACGGGCCGGTGACCGTACAGGTGGCGGGCCGCTCCCCCGTGCAGGGGCAGCTGATCGACGTGAGCGCGGACGGGCTGGGCTGTCTGCTGCCGCGCGGCGCCGCCGTGTCGGTCGGCGACCGGGTCACCGTCACTGTCGGGCTGTCCGGCGCGACGTTCGAGGCAGGCGCCGACGTGGTCCGGCGGGCCGACCGTACGAACGGGAGTGAGCTGGGCCTGCACCTGACCTCGGTCCCCGCCGCGGCGCAGCGCCAGATCGAGTCGTACGTGGCCGCCTGATCACGATTCCGGGAAGACCTGCGACACCATGGTCAGCAGGGTGGCGGCGAGCAGCCGGTGCACCTGGGCCCGGGTGAGCACGCCGCGCTGCAGCCACTCGCGGGCGGTCGACACGGCCAGACCGACGTAGGACCGGGCCATCGCGTGCTGCGCCGGGTTCGCGGCGTCCAGGCCGGCGGCGGTCAGGACGGCGTCGGCGGCACCGTCGATGGCCTCGGCGATGACCCGGTCGACGTCGGTGTCGCCGGCCATGCCGCCGGCGGTGATCGCGGCCAGCCAGGAGCGGCTGTGCCGGGAGACGACGTCGAGGAACCAGCTGACGATCGCGTCGACGCGGGTCGGCAGGTCGCCGTCGGGCAGCCCGGCGACGGCGACCTCGGGGACGGTCAGCATCACCCGGATGACCTCGAGGTACAGGTCTTTCTTGGTGCCGAAGTAGTGGTTGACCAGGCCGCGGGCGACCCCGGCGGCCCGGGCGACGTCGGTGGTCGACACGCCGGCGTAGCCCCGTTCGCCGAACAGTCGCACGGCCACCGACAGGATCTGCGCGCGCCGGGCGTCGGGTTCGAGGCGCCGGCGCGGTCCGGCCTCCACACTCATCGTGCGGACCTTACGCCATCCGCTTGTTGACAGTCTGCCAACAGGCCGGGAGGGTAGGTGCCATGCCCACTCCAGGACTGGACGGGTACACCCCGGCGTGGTCGAAACCCGAGCACGACGACCTCGCCGAGCTGGCCCGGTCCTTCTTCACCGAGCAGGTGCTGCCGCACGCCGCCCGCCACGAGCGGCAGGGCCACCCCGACCGTGAGCACTACCGGCAGGCCGGCGCGCTCGGGTTGCTCGGCCTCAGCGTTCCCGAGCCGTACGGCGGCGGGGGCGGCGACTTCACCCACGAGGCCGTCGTGCTGCACGAGCAACAGGCCACCGGCGAGGGCAGCCTGGGCCTGGCGGTGCACAGCGGCATCGTGACCGGCTACCTCACCGCGTACGGGAACGAGGAGCAGAAACGGCGGTGGCTGCCCGGCCTGTGCTCGGGCGAACTGGTCGGCGCGATCGGGATGACCGAGCCCGGCGGCGGCTCCGACCTGCAGGAGATCACCACCCGGGCGGTCCGCGACGGCGACGACTACGTGATCAGCGGCTCGAAGACGTTCATCACCAACGGGGGCCTGGCCGGCCTGATCGTCCTCGCGGTCAAGACCGACCCGGCACAGCAGGCGGCCGGCATCAGCCTGATCGTCTGCGAGCTGCGCGACGACACCCCCGGCTTCCGGCGCGGCCGGCTGCTCGACAAGATCGGGCTGCACGCCAACGACACCGCCGAGCTGTTCTTCGACGAGTTCCGGGCGCCCGTGGCCAACCTGCTCGGCGCCGAGGGCGAGGGGTTCGTCCTGATGATGCGCCAGCTCCCCCAGGAACGCCTCGTCATCGGCGTCGGGGCGGTGGCCGCGATGCAGCGGGCCGTCGAGCTGGCCACCGCGTACGCGAAACAACGCACCGCCTTCGGCAAGCCGCTGATCGGCCATCAGAACACGCGCATGGTGCTGGCCGAGTGCGCCACCCGTACGCGGGTGTCGCGGGTCTTCCTCGACGACTGCATCGCGCGCCACGTGCGCGGCGAGCTCGACGTCGCCACCGCGGCCATGGCCAAGGCATGGCTCACCGAGGGACAGTGCGAGGTGGTGGACCGCTGCCTGCAGGTCTTCGGCGGCTACGGCTACACGACGGAGTACCCGATCGCCCGCATGTACGCCGACGCCCGCGTCCAGAAGATCTACGGCGGCACCAACGAGATCATGAAGGAGCTGGTGGCCCGTGTCCTCTGAGGCCTACGTGTACGACGCGGTGCGCACCCCGCGCGGCCGCGGCAAAGAGAACGGCGCCCTGCACGGGGTCAAACCGGTCACGCTGGTCACCGGCCTGCTCGACGCGCTGCGCGCCCGGCTGCCCAGCCTCGACCCGGCTGCCGTCGACGACCTCGTGCTCGGCATCGTCACCCCGGTCGGCGAGCAGGGCGGCGACCTCCCCCGCTCCGCCGCGCTGCTGGCCGGGCTGCCCGACACCGTGGCCGGCGTGCAGCTCAACCGCTTCTGCGGCTCCGGTCTGGAGGCGGTCAACCAGGCCGCCGCGCGCATCCGTTCCGGCTGGGAGCACCTGATCGTCGCGGGCGGGGTCGAATCGATGTCGCGCAACCCGATGGGCTCGGACGGCGGGGCCTGGTTCCTCGACCCCGAGACGTCGCTGGCCACCGACTTCGTGCCGCAGGGCGTCAGCGCCGACCTGATCGCCACCCTTGAGGGCTTCAGCCGGCACGACGTCGACGCGTACGCCGTGCAGTCGCAGGAGAGGGCGGCCAAGGCGCAGGCCGGAGGGCACTTCGCCCGTTCGATCGTGCCGGTCCGCGACGCCAACGGCCTCGACATCCTCGCCGCCGACGAGCACCCCCGCCCCGGCGCCACCGTCGAGGGGCTGGGCAGACTGCGGCCGTCGTTCGCCCGTACGGACTTCTTCGACGCCGTCGCCCTGCGCAAGTTCCACTGGCTGGAACGCATCGACCACGTCCACCACGCCGGCAACTCCTCGGGCATCGTCGACGGCGCCGGGCTCGTCCTGATCGGCTCGGAGGAAGCAGGCCGGGCCCTGGGCCTGACGCCGCGGGCCAGGATCGCCGGGGCCGCCGTCACGGGCGCCGACCCCACGCTGATGCTGACCGGCCCCGCCCCGGCCACCCGCAAGGCCCTCGCGGTGGCCGGGCTGACCGTCGACGACATCGACCTGTTCGAGATCAACGAGGCGTTCGCGGCCGTGGTCCTCAAGTACATCCGCGACCTCGGTCTCGACCCCGAGACGGTCAACGTCAACGGCGGCGCGATCGCGCTGGGACACCCGCTCGGCGCGACCGGCGCCATGCTGCTCGGCACCGCGCTCGACGAGCTCGAACGCCGCGACCAGCGCCGGGCCGTGGTCACCCTGTGCATCGGCGGCGGCATGGGCGTCGCGACCGTCCTCGAGAGGCTCTGATGATCGACTACTCCCGCGACGACGACGGCGTCGTCACGCTCACCATGAACGACCCGGCGCAGCCGGCCAACACCATGACCGAGGCGTACGTGGCGGCCATGTCGGCCGCTGTCGACCGTCTCCACGCCGAGCGCGAGCAGGTCACCGGCGTGATCGTGACCAGCGCCAAGAAGACGTTCTTCGCCGGCGGTGACCTGCCGACGATGTACCGGGCCACCCGCGCGGACGCGCCCGCCCTGTTCAAGCTGCTGAGCACGATCAAGTGGGATCTTCGCCGCCTGGAGACGTACGGGCGTCCGGTCGTGGCCGCGATCAACGGCGCCGCGCTGGGCGGAGGGCTCGAGATCGCCCTCGCGTGCCACCACCGGATCGCGCTCGACCGGCCGGACACCCGGATCGGCTTCCCCGAGGTCACGCTGGGCCTGCTGCCGGGCGCGGGCGGTGTCACCCGTACGGTCCGGATGCTCGGCCTGGCCCCCGCGCTCACCACCTGGCTGCTCACCGGCCGCCGCTTCCGCCCGGCCGACGCGCTCGCCAACGGCCTGATCGACCAGCTCGCCGCCACCCCGGCCGAGCTGATCATCCAGGCTCGCGAGTGGATCCGGGCCAACCCGGACGCGGCGCAGCCGTGGGACCGCGACGGCTACCGCATCCGCGGCGGGCTGCCCGCCGCGCAACTCCCCGCGTTCCCGGCCACCCTGCGCAAACAGCTCAAGGGCGCCTCGCTGCCCGCGCCCGAGAAGATCCTGGCCACGGCCGTCGAGGGCGCCCAGGTCGACTTCGACACGGCCCAGGTCATCGAGACCCGCCACCTGATCACGCTGCTCACCGGCCGGATCGCCAAGAACATGATCGGCGCGTTCTTCTTCGACATGCGAGCGGTCAACGGCGGCCTGGCCCGCCCCCGTGTCGAGGCGCCGCCGCCGCGCCGGGTGGCAGTGCTGGGCGCCGGCATGATGGGCGCGGGCATCGCCCAGGCCTGCGCCGAGGCCGGGCTCGACGTCGTGGTCAGGGACGTCACGCCCGAGCTGGCCGCCCGCGCCGCCGGTCCCGGTATCACCACCACGGCCGAGGTCGCCGCGCTGGCCGGCTGCGACGTGGTGATCGAGGCGGTTTTCGAGGACCCGGCCCTCAAGCAGCGGGTCTTCGCGGAGGTGCTGCCGGTGGTGGCCCCGGACGCGTTGCTCGCCTCGAACACGTCGACGCTGCCGATCACCGGGCTGGCCGCGGGCGTCCAACGACCCGGCGACTTCATCGGCATGCACTTCTTCTCCCCTGTCGGCAAGATGCCGCTGCTGGAGATCGTCGTCGGCGAGAAGACCTCGGACGCGGCGGTGGCGCGGGCGTTCGACCTGGGCCGGCTGATCGGCAAGACCCCGATCGTCGTCAACGACGGCCGCGGCTTCTTCACCAGCCGGGTGATCGGCACGTTCCTCGACGAGGCCCTCACGATGCTGGCCGAGGGGGTGCCGGCGCCGTCGATCGAGCACGCCGCCCTGCAGGCCGGGTACCCGACCGGTCCCCTCGCGCTGGCCGACGAGGTCAGCCTCACGCTGATGCAGCGGATCCGCCGCCAGTACGAGGCGGCCACCGGCGACGGCTTCGAACGGCTGCCCTCGCACGAGCTCGTGGACGCGATGGTCGACAAGCACGAGCGGCCGGGGCGCAGCGGCGGGCGCGGCTTCTACGCGTACGGGAACGGGAAGCGGGGCCTGCTCTGGGAAGGCCTCGTGGAAATGGCGACACCGGCGGGCCGTGCCGTGCCCCTGGAGGATCTGAAGGACCGGTTCCTGTTCGCCGAGGCGCTCGACGCGCGGCGCTGCCTCGACGAGGGGGTGCTGCGCACGGCCGAGGACGGCAACGTCGGTTCGATCCTCGGCATCGGCTATCCGGCGTGGACCGGCGGTGTGCTGCGCTTCGCCGAGCAGCACGACGACTTCGAGGGGCGGGCGCGTGAGCTGGCGGCCCGCTACGGCAAGCGATTCGAGCCCGCGTGACGGCGCTGACCGGCATCCGGGTGGTCGAGCTGGCCGGGCTGGCGCCGGGGCCGTTCGGCTGCATGATGCTGGCCGACCTGGGCGCGGACGTGGTGCGGGTGGACCGTCCCGGTGGGCCGGGTCTGCCGCCGGGGCCGCTCGAGCGCAACCGCCGTACGCTCACGCTCGACCTCAAGACCGGCGACGGCGTACGGGACCTGCTGCGCCTGGCCGAACGGGCCGACGTGCTGGTGGAGGGCTACCGGCCCGGTGTCGCGGAACGGCTCGGGTTCGGTCCCGCCGCCTGCCACAAGATCAACCCCGGTCTGGTGTACGCCCGGATGACCGGCTGGGGTCAGGAAGGGCCGCTCGCCGCGCGGGCCGGGCACGACATCGACTACCTCGCCGTGGCCGGGGCCCTGGAACCCCTGGGCCGGGCCGGGCAGCGGCCGCACGCTCCGATGAACCTGCTGGCGGACTTCGCCGGGGGCGGGATGCTGCTGGCCGCCGGGGTGCTGGCGGCCCTGGTCGAACGGTCGCGTTCCGGGCTCGGGCAGGTCGTCGACGCGGCCATGGTCGACGGGTCGGCCCTGCTCACCTCGTTCCTGCACGGGCTGATCGCGGGCGGGTCGTGGCCGGGCGGGCGCGGCGAGAACCTGCTCGACGGCGGCGCGCCCTTCTACGACACGTACGAGACGGCCGACGGCGGGTTCATGGCCGTCGGCGCCATCGAGCCGGCCTTCTTCCAGGCCCTGCTCACCGGGCTCGGCCTCGAGGGCGAAGACCTTCCCTCCCCGTACGACCGGTCGGGCTGGCCGGTGCTGCGGGCGCGCTTCGAGGCCCGGTTCGCCGAGCGGACCCGTGACGAGTGGACGGCCCTCTTCGAGGGGGTGGACGCCTGTGTCGCGCCGGTGCTCTCCCCCGCCGAGGCGCCGGCCCATCCGCACAACCGGGCGCGGCACACCTTCGTCGACGTGGACGGGCTCACCCAGCCCGCTCCGGCGCCGCGGTTCGGGCGTACGGGAACCGGAACCCCGCGCCCGCCGGAGGCTGTCACCGTGTCGCAGATCCTGGACGAATGGACGCCTTTACCGATGGACAGGTGACGGGCCGTTCTCTAATGTGGGCGGTCGACTCCACCCCCGGTGAAAAGTGGAAGACAATGGCTGAGAAAGCTCCCCGCAGAGCCGGTTCGAAAATCCAGGCCGTCGTGGTCGGCTCGGTCGTCTTCCTCGCACTGGGCATCATCGGGGTCGGCGTGCTCGCCGGTTTCGCGTCGGAGGACGAGCAGACCCGCAGGGGCCTTTTCGTCACCGCCACCGTGCTCATCGTGTTCGCGGCGGCGATGGCGGTCGGCGCGTTCCTGGGCTTCCTGTTCGGCATGCCGCGCTCCCGGCTGGCCGACCTCGCCCCGTCGCCCGACCAGGGCAAGGCCGCGCTCAGCACGAGATATCTGACGAATTCCAATTTCGTCAAGGTGTCGGACTGGTTCACCACGATCATCGTCGGCCTCGGCATAGCGAATCTGAACTCGCTCGTGCCCGGCGTCCGCCGCCTCGGCAACGCGCTGGTCGAGCCGATGGGCGGTTCCCAGTTCGGCGCGGCGATCGGCATCTCGGTCGTGCTCGTCGGCGTCATTTCCGGTTTCGTCCTCAGCTATTTGTGGACGACCATTCGCGTACGGGAACTGCTCGAGGAATCCGAGGCGGCCCTGACGACCGTGCCCGACCTGAACGGCAAGAGCCCCGCCGAGGCGATCGAGCTGGCCTCGGCCAAGTCCATCACGCTGGTGCTGCGCCCGATGAACGGCGAACGGATCAGCAGTCAGAACATCACACCCGGCACCACCGTACGGCGGGGTCAGGCCGTCGCCGTCGAATAGCCTCACAGCCAGCGGGCCGCCGCCGCGTACGTCTCGTCCGGCGCGCTGTTGAAGGCGATCGCCGCGCCCGGCGCGTGCCGGCGCACCAGGTTGATCACCCGCTCGAACAGGTCGAGCTCGCCGCGCACACCGCCGCCGACCACCACGACGGCCCAGTCCCGCTCGCGCAGCGCGGCGGTCACCACGGCCTCGATGTCGTCGCTGCCGTCCAGCCCGAACAGGCAGGCGTGCGCGTCCACACCGGCCTCGCCGAACCGCGCCATCCCGGCCGCGATGCGCTCGGCCACCGGCGCCGGATCCCACGGGCCCGGCACCCGATACGGATCGAGCCCGATCACCAGAACCCGGCCGTCACCCATGGCCCCAACCTACCGGGCGACCGTTCCGGCGGACTCGATCGCCGCGGTGAAGTCGGGGGCGGCGCCGATCTGGGCGAGCATCACGCTGGTCGCGTTGTAGCAGTTGAACCGCTCGATTCTGCCGTCGCGGAGGTACCAGAGGTCGGCCGCCGGCATGTCGATGCGGTTGCCGGTCGGCGGGATCACGCCGGCCGGGGTCGGGAACCCGCCGAGATGCGTGCCCTGGATCCGCAGCTCGACCGCGACGACATCGCCGAGGGTGTTCACTTCCAGCAGCTCACGGTGGATATCGGGAAAGATGCCGGCGAAGCCCGTCAGCGCCCGCGGGATCTCGTCGCCGCGGAAGGTCTGCGCGTTCGGGATGTCGTTGAACGTTCCGTCCTCGGCGAACAGGGCGCGGAAACCCCGGATGTCGAGGACGGCGCCCTCCGCCAGGCGGTACGCCTCACGGACGACCTCTTCGTTGCTCTTCACGTGCGCTCCCGGACTAGTTTTTGTCTGTACGGTCAATAACGTAGTCTTGCCCACATGGCCCGTCCCCGCAAGTTCGTCGAGAGTGACGTCGTCAGCAGCGCCGGTGAGGTGTTCGCCGTGCACGGCCTGGCAGCCGCGACGCTCGACGACCTCGTACGGGCAACCGGCCTGGGGAAACAGAGCCTGTACAACGCGTTCGGCGGGAAGCGGGAACTGTTCCTGCGGGCGCTCTCCGAGGACCGTGCGGAAGCCACGCGCGCCGTCTCGGAAGCGCTCGGACACGACGACGCCTCGCCGCTGGAACGCATCCGCGGGCACATGCTCACGATGGCGATCGAGTTCAGCAGCAGCGACCGCCGGGTCTCGCTGACCACGCGCGCGCTCGTCGAGTCCACCGGCGAGGAGGACCCGCTGTCGACCGTCACGAAAGCCGGCATCGATCAGCTCGCCGGCGTCTACGCCCAATGCCTGGAACACGCCCGCGAGCAGGGGGAGATCCCGGCGGACGCCAACGTGCAGTCGCTGGCGGTCTACTTCGTCGCCATCACGCGGGGCATGGAACTGCTCGGCCGCGCCGGGGTCGGCCGCGCCGTCCTCACTGCGGTCGCCCTCGACGCGCTACGTGTGCTCCACGGTCAGGCGATGCCCGTTCCGAACCGGACGCCGGGCAGCTCGCTGTCGTCGTAGGCGAACGCCAGGCTCGACCGCACCTCGACGACCCCGGCCACCTGCCGGCTCAGCCGCTCCACGATCTCGGTCGAGGACCACCTGTCGACCTTGCCGGACAGCGTGACGACCCCGTCGACCACGGCCGCGGTGACGGAAGCGTTCTCGTCGTCCACGTACGGCCGCAGCACGGCCGCCTCGATGTCGGCCAGGATCTCGTCGTCCGGCCGCAGGTGGGTCTTGAGCAGGTCGCCCCGCGAGACGATGCCGATCAGCCGGCCCAGGTCGTCCACGACCGGCAGCCTCTTGACCTTCTCACGATCCATCAGCCGGGCCGCCGCCGCGATCGACGTGCCGCTCAGCGCCGTCACCGCGGGCGCGGTCATCAGCTCCGACACCGTACGCGCGGAAGCCTTCTGCCGGTCACCACGACGCTGCCGCCCCTCGAACAACCGCGGCTCCTCGTCACCCGCATACTCGATCTTGCGAAGCAGGTCAGCCTCGGACACCACCCCCACCACGCGGCCGAACGCGTCGATGACCGGCACCGCGCTCAGCCGGTTGCCGATCAGCAGGTCGACCACATCCCGGTAGGTGGCGGCGGCGTCCACCGACAGAACCGCCTTCGTCATCACGTCGTCGACACCCCAGCTCTTCACCGTGCCTCCTTCTCATCACCCGTACGCCGACGCTATGGCGAGCCGGCCCGGCCCGGGCAGGGCCGAAGGACCCGTCCGACGGGGGCAGCCGGGGCTTAAGTCCCTCTCCGCCGGACCGCCCGGCCCTGACCGGAGGCTCCGCGCCCTGCGACTGTGGAGGGATCCCACGACTCCGGAGGTGTTACCGATGACCCAGCCGGCGAACGACGTGACCCGCGCCGAGGCCCGCAGCGCCCTGGAGCTGGCGGCCCGCGCCTCCCTGCGGGCACCGTCGGTGTTCAACACGCAACCCTGGACGTGGCGCCTCACCGGCGACGTCCTCTCGCTGGAGTCCGACCCCGGCCGCCGGCTCGGCGTGACCGACGCCGAGGGCCGGCTGCTGCTGCTCAGCTGCGGCGGGGCCCTGCACCACGCGCGTCTCGCCCTGGCCGCGGAGGGCTGGGACGCCGAGGTCGTCCGCTTCCCCGTGGCCGCGCGGCCGGACCTGCTGGCGAGAGTCCGGATCACCGGCCGGGCCGAGCCGGACCCCGATGCCCAGAAGCTGGCCTCTGCCATCGGCCGGCGACGCACCGACCGTCGTGCCTTCGGCGAACGGCTGCTGTCCGACGCGACGCTCGCCGGGCTGCGCCGGGCCGTCGAGGCCGAAGGCGCGTACCTGCACGTCGTGCCCGGCGATCGGGTGCCCGAACTGGCCGTCGCCGTCGACCTGGCGGCGGACGTCAACTTCTTCGACCCGCCGCACCGCACCGAGCTCACCATGTGGACGCACCGCCCGGCCTGGACCGGCGACGGCGTCCCGCCGAACACGGCGGTCGAACCGAGCTTGCGCCGCGTGCCCGCCCGCAACTTCCTGCCCGACGGCTCCCCCGGCCTGCTCGCCGGCGTCGACCACGACGAGGGCGCCACGTACGCGATCATTTTCGGTGACACCGACCGGCCGGTCGCCCTGCTGCGCGGCGGCGAGGCCATGTCGGCGTTGCTGCTGCGAGCCACCGCCGAGGGGGTGGCGACCGCCCCGATCAGTGAGGCCGTCGAGGTGGCGTGGCCCCGGCAGCTGCTGACCCGGCTGCTTTCCGGCATCGGCGAGCCGTACCTGATCGTCCGGCTGGGCTACGTCGAGTCCGACGAGGGCATACCGCCGTCGCCACGCCGTTCCCCCGTGGAAGTAATCAAGATCGAAGATTGACGCCGCCATGAACACGGACAAGCCAGTGCTGGCCGGCGTCAACGGCACCCGCCCCGGCCAGGCCCTCATCGACTTCGCGGCGGCCGAGGCGGCATCGCTCGGGGTCCCGCTGCTCATCGCGCACGTCTGGCCCGGCCGCTACACCGGCACCTTCCGCGGGCGCGGGATCATCCCGGCGCGGGCCGACGCGCACCGGCTCCTGACCCTGTCGGCCGAGCGCGCCCGCCTGATCGTGCCGGGGCTCACCGTCCGCACCGAGCTGCTCGAAGGGGGCGCCGGCGACGCCCTGAGCCGGGCCTCGCAACGGGCCGCGCTGGTGGTGGTCGGGCACCGCGAGGAGGCCCATCCACGGTCGGCCTGGGGTTCGACCACCGCGTACCTGGCCCACCACACCGCCTCGCCCCTGATGATCTACCGCGGCGCGGCGCCGGTGGACGGGCCGGTCGTGGTAGCGACCTCCGCGCGGCACGCCGGCGGTCCCACCCTCGAATACGCCTTCGAGCGCGCCGCCCGTACGGGAAATGCGGTCGTCGCCGTGCACATGTGGATGCGGCCCGGCGCCGAGGACGGCACGCCGCCCGTCGTGCCCGCGGGCGCCTACGCGAAGGAACGCGCCGACGCCGAGCAGGCCCTGAGGGCAGCGCTCGCCCCGGTGGTCGCCCTGTTCCCCGGCGTCCCGGTCGAACGCCTGGTCGTGCACGACCTCGAGATCGCGTACACGATCGAACGGGCCCTACGGCGGGGACGCCTGATGGTCGCCGGCACCGGCCGCAGCGGCACGTTCGCCGAACTCCTGTGCGGCGCCCGTGACCCCCGCCTCGGCCAGCGCTCGACATGCCCGACAGCGCTGATCCCGCCCGCCCCGCAGCCGGCGGGACCGATGGCCCTGACGCCGGGCCGTGCACACGACAATCCTGAGAGTTGAGCGGGGATCGGCTTCCCGCTGCCAGGTCGAACCGGCCCGGTAGGCATGCCAGGATGATCGGGTGCTCTACGGATACGAGAACGCCATGAAGACCAAGCCCGGCCACCGCGACGACGTCGCCGCCATCCTCACCTCCGGCGCCGACGGGCTGCGCGCCGCGGGCTGCCGGCTGTACGTGGTCGCGCTCGACACCAGCGACGACGTCACGATCCGCGTCACCGAGGCCTGGGAGTCCAAGGAGGCGCACGACGCCTCACTGCGGCTGCCCGAGACCCGGGCCGCCGTCGCCCGCGCCATGCCCCTGCTGACCGGCGAGTTCACCACCCACGAGACGCACGTCGTCGGCGGCCTCGGCATCTGAGCGCTACGCCGGCTCGACCGGCAGCCACAGCTCACAGGTGGCTGCGCGGAAGTCCTCCGTACGCTCGAGCACCGCCACGATCTCGGGACCGGGTCGCAGCCGCCACGGGTTGGAGGGGAACCACTCGGTCGCGGTGGCGGCCCAGGTCTCCTGCAGGGTCCGCGGGTGGGGCCCGGTGGTCCGGAACACCACCCACCGGCCGGCCGGCGCCTTGATCACGTCGAAGCCACCGGGGACCGCGGCGTCCGGGCTCGCGGCGACCCCGTGCAGGTAGGTCAGCTCGCTGCCCTCGGCGCGGTCGGGGTCGAGGTTGTCGCTGACCGCGAGCAGGCCCGCCGGTTCGGCGCCGGCGAGCGCTTTCAGCCGTACGTGCTCCTCGGCCGGCAGCGCGGCGATGTGCTGCCGGATGTGCGGGTTGACGCCGTGATGGACCAGCGGAACCCGGACGGCGTGCCCGACGAGCCGGAACTCCGGACGGTCGACGATGCGCGCGTCCATACGTTCGCTGCCCTCCACGGTCAGGCGGAACCTGAGCTGTGGCTGGGTGCGCAGGGGCCCACCGGCACGCCGCACCTCCGAGGGGCCGGCGCCGTGGACCGCCCGGAACGCCCGCGCGAACGCCTCGGCCGAGCCGTACCCGTGGCGGACGGCGATGGTCAGCAGGTCCTGCTCACCCCGTACGACCTCGGCGGCGGCGACGGTCATGCGGCGGCGGCGCAGATACTCCGACAGCGGCATGCCGGCCAGCGACGAGAACATCCGGCGCAGGTGGTATTCGGTCGTGCCCAGCGTGCGGGCCACCTGCTTGACGTCGAAGTCCCCGGTCAGGCCCTCCTCCATGAGGTCCACGAGCCGGTTGAGCGCCGCGATCATGTCAACCATGGTCGCGCTTTCCCACAGGAAGATCGGACAGAACCCGTACGGGAAATGTCGGGCGACCGGCCGACGCACCCCCGCACGATGG from Paractinoplanes brasiliensis carries:
- a CDS encoding methyl-accepting chemotaxis protein, which encodes MTVGAAVAAYGAGSVRRGKRDRLELDAVRAALTAQAEQRERDIEELRSERASRLAGAQQEQSRNNHRLRRRAREAIDESGAVITERLQDVVEQVGAAREAATATHGRVATTSRAAAVMVSRARSADASATKLNASLHQVAGIAGVIGEIASQTRMLALNATIEAARAGAAGKGFAVVADEVKSLATTTAESTEQIAATVAALEADVAEMGGTLTAIIGGVAEIEQAMGLLGGIADNQHRIVERLNSTVGATMEQIQDLSEVAERLERRRNERTAANGPVTVQVAGRSPVQGQLIDVSADGLGCLLPRGAAVSVGDRVTVTVGLSGATFEAGADVVRRADRTNGSELGLHLTSVPAAAQRQIESYVAA
- a CDS encoding TetR/AcrR family transcriptional regulator, which gives rise to MSVEAGPRRRLEPDARRAQILSVAVRLFGERGYAGVSTTDVARAAGVARGLVNHYFGTKKDLYLEVIRVMLTVPEVAVAGLPDGDLPTRVDAIVSWFLDVVSRHSRSWLAAITAGGMAGDTDVDRVIAEAIDGAADAVLTAAGLDAANPAQHAMARSYVGLAVSTAREWLQRGVLTRAQVHRLLAATLLTMVSQVFPES
- a CDS encoding acyl-CoA dehydrogenase family protein, which encodes MPTPGLDGYTPAWSKPEHDDLAELARSFFTEQVLPHAARHERQGHPDREHYRQAGALGLLGLSVPEPYGGGGGDFTHEAVVLHEQQATGEGSLGLAVHSGIVTGYLTAYGNEEQKRRWLPGLCSGELVGAIGMTEPGGGSDLQEITTRAVRDGDDYVISGSKTFITNGGLAGLIVLAVKTDPAQQAAGISLIVCELRDDTPGFRRGRLLDKIGLHANDTAELFFDEFRAPVANLLGAEGEGFVLMMRQLPQERLVIGVGAVAAMQRAVELATAYAKQRTAFGKPLIGHQNTRMVLAECATRTRVSRVFLDDCIARHVRGELDVATAAMAKAWLTEGQCEVVDRCLQVFGGYGYTTEYPIARMYADARVQKIYGGTNEIMKELVARVL
- a CDS encoding acetyl-CoA C-acetyltransferase, producing the protein MSSEAYVYDAVRTPRGRGKENGALHGVKPVTLVTGLLDALRARLPSLDPAAVDDLVLGIVTPVGEQGGDLPRSAALLAGLPDTVAGVQLNRFCGSGLEAVNQAAARIRSGWEHLIVAGGVESMSRNPMGSDGGAWFLDPETSLATDFVPQGVSADLIATLEGFSRHDVDAYAVQSQERAAKAQAGGHFARSIVPVRDANGLDILAADEHPRPGATVEGLGRLRPSFARTDFFDAVALRKFHWLERIDHVHHAGNSSGIVDGAGLVLIGSEEAGRALGLTPRARIAGAAVTGADPTLMLTGPAPATRKALAVAGLTVDDIDLFEINEAFAAVVLKYIRDLGLDPETVNVNGGAIALGHPLGATGAMLLGTALDELERRDQRRAVVTLCIGGGMGVATVLERL
- a CDS encoding 3-hydroxyacyl-CoA dehydrogenase NAD-binding domain-containing protein: MIDYSRDDDGVVTLTMNDPAQPANTMTEAYVAAMSAAVDRLHAEREQVTGVIVTSAKKTFFAGGDLPTMYRATRADAPALFKLLSTIKWDLRRLETYGRPVVAAINGAALGGGLEIALACHHRIALDRPDTRIGFPEVTLGLLPGAGGVTRTVRMLGLAPALTTWLLTGRRFRPADALANGLIDQLAATPAELIIQAREWIRANPDAAQPWDRDGYRIRGGLPAAQLPAFPATLRKQLKGASLPAPEKILATAVEGAQVDFDTAQVIETRHLITLLTGRIAKNMIGAFFFDMRAVNGGLARPRVEAPPPRRVAVLGAGMMGAGIAQACAEAGLDVVVRDVTPELAARAAGPGITTTAEVAALAGCDVVIEAVFEDPALKQRVFAEVLPVVAPDALLASNTSTLPITGLAAGVQRPGDFIGMHFFSPVGKMPLLEIVVGEKTSDAAVARAFDLGRLIGKTPIVVNDGRGFFTSRVIGTFLDEALTMLAEGVPAPSIEHAALQAGYPTGPLALADEVSLTLMQRIRRQYEAATGDGFERLPSHELVDAMVDKHERPGRSGGRGFYAYGNGKRGLLWEGLVEMATPAGRAVPLEDLKDRFLFAEALDARRCLDEGVLRTAEDGNVGSILGIGYPAWTGGVLRFAEQHDDFEGRARELAARYGKRFEPA